ATATGCCCGGTGACGTTGTACGGCCCGTCAGCGCCACTCGCAGCGGCTGGGCGACGGCACCGAGTTTCAGATTGTTCTGCTCGGCGAAATTCCGCATGGCGGTCTCGGTCGTCTGCGCCGTCCAGTCGTTCACCGCTTCCAGCGCCGCGCGCAGCCGGCCGATCAACGCCCGTGTTTCCGGCGTCAGTAGCGCGGCCGCTTTCGGTTCGATCGCGAGCGGGCGATCGGCGAAGATGAAGTAGGCGCCGCTGATCAGTTCGATCAGCGTCTTGGCGCGCTCCTTCAGGCTCGGCATCGCACGCAACAATTGCGCGCGCGTGGTGTCGTTGAGCTTGGCCTTCAGCGCGGCTCCTTCGGGCACGTAGTCCAGCACGCTCTCGAACTGGGTCACGAGGGATTGGTCGTCGCTGTGGCGGATATAGTGGCCGTTGAGATTCTCGAGCTTGGCGAAGTCGAACCGCGCGGCGGAACGGCCGATGCCGGAAAGGTCAAACGCGTCGATCATCTCCTGGGTCGAGAAGATCTCCTGATCGCCGTGGCTCCAGCCGAGCCGGACCAGATAGTTGCGCAACGCGGTGGGCAGATAGCCCATGGCACGATAGGCGTCGACACCGAGCGCACCGTGGCGCTTCGAGAGTTTCGAGCCGTCGGGACCGTGGATCAGCGGAATATGGGACATGCTCGGGATGTTCCATTCGAGCGCGTCGTAGATCTGCTTCTGGCGCGCGGCATTGATCAGGTGATCGTCGCCGCGGATCACGTGGGTGACACCCATGTCGTGGTCGTCAACCACGACCGCAAGCATGTAGGTCGGGGTGCCGTCGCCGCGCAGCAGCACGAGGTCATCGAGGTTTTCATTCTGCCAGACCACGCGGCCCTGCACCTGGTCCTCGATCACGGTCTCGCCGGTCTGCGGCGCCTTCAGGCGGATGGTCGGCTTGATGTCTGCCGGCGCCGTGGCGGGATCACGGTCGCGCCACATGCCGTCATAGAGGCGGGTGCGGCCCTCGGCGCGCGCCTTCTCGCGCATCGCGGCCAGCTCCTCCGGGGTGGCGTAGCAGCGATAGGCCCGGCCCGAGGCAAGCAGGCTCTCGGCGACCTCGCGGTGGCGGGCGGCGCGGCTGAACTGGTAGATGACGTCGCCGTCCCAATCGAGCCCGAGCCACTTCAGGCCGTCCAGGATGGCGTCGATCGCCTCCTTGGTCGAGCGTTCGCGATCAGTGTCCTCGATTCGGAGCAGCATCTTGCCGCCGCGCTTCTTGGCATAGAGCCAGTTGAACAGCGCGGTGCGGGCACCCCCGATGTGGAGGAAGCCGGTGGGCGAGGGGGCGAAGCGGGTAACAACGGATTCGGTCATGGTCGGACGAGGCGTATGCGTGAACGGCGGTGGTGTATAGCAGGAACCGGACATAACTAAAGCCTAGGTTGGGCCTCCGGCCGCCCAAACCAGGCTTGGCCCGGCGGCGCGAATTTGGCAGAAGGTCCGCCAGACTCCTCCAGGGAACCCATAGATGACGACTGATACGGCGACGGCAGAGGCAGGGCGCGACTTCATCCGCGACATCGTCCAGGCCGATCTCTCCTCCCACAAACACAGCCGGATCGTGACGCGCTTCCCGCCGGAGCCGAACGGCTACCTGCACATCGGCCACGCCAAGTCGATTGCCCTCAACTTCGGCATCGCCCAGGAGTTCGGGGGCCAGTGCAACCTGCGCTTCGACGACACCAATCCGACCAAGGAGGAACAGGAATACATCGACTCCATCCAGGCCGACGTCCATTGGCTTGGCTACGACTGGGGGACCAACCTCTTCTTTGCCTCCGACTATTTCGAGCGGCTGTATGAGTGGGCCGAGGGTCTGATCAAGGCCGGCTATGCCTATGTCGACGACCAGTCGCAGGAGGAGATCCGTGCCTCGCGCGGCTCGCTGACCGAGCCGGGCAAGAACTCGCCGTTCCGCGACCGCTCGGTGGAGGAGAACCTCGACCTGTTCCGCCGCATGAAGGCCGGCGAGTTTCCCAACGGCACCCGGGTGTTGCGCGCCAAGATCGACATGGCCGCCGGCAACATCAACCTGCGCGACCCCGTGCTGTATCGCATCCTGCACGCCCACCATCCGCGCACCGGCGACAAATGGTCGATCTATCCGAGCTACGACTACGCCCACGGCCAGTCAGATGCGATCGAGGGCATCACCCATTCGATCTGCACACTGGAGTTCGAGGATCACCGGCCGCTCTACGA
The DNA window shown above is from Bradyrhizobium sp. ISRA464 and carries:
- the gltX gene encoding glutamate--tRNA ligase, whose amino-acid sequence is MTESVVTRFAPSPTGFLHIGGARTALFNWLYAKKRGGKMLLRIEDTDRERSTKEAIDAILDGLKWLGLDWDGDVIYQFSRAARHREVAESLLASGRAYRCYATPEELAAMREKARAEGRTRLYDGMWRDRDPATAPADIKPTIRLKAPQTGETVIEDQVQGRVVWQNENLDDLVLLRGDGTPTYMLAVVVDDHDMGVTHVIRGDDHLINAARQKQIYDALEWNIPSMSHIPLIHGPDGSKLSKRHGALGVDAYRAMGYLPTALRNYLVRLGWSHGDQEIFSTQEMIDAFDLSGIGRSAARFDFAKLENLNGHYIRHSDDQSLVTQFESVLDYVPEGAALKAKLNDTTRAQLLRAMPSLKERAKTLIELISGAYFIFADRPLAIEPKAAALLTPETRALIGRLRAALEAVNDWTAQTTETAMRNFAEQNNLKLGAVAQPLRVALTGRTTSPGIFDVLAVLGRQECLARLADQAA